A single Anopheles arabiensis isolate DONGOLA chromosome X, AaraD3, whole genome shotgun sequence DNA region contains:
- the LOC120905898 gene encoding uncharacterized protein LOC120905898 isoform X3, which produces MLLQQHRRQAAAGGSSTVGKQQQQQRRADDEDEEDAERTTPAKTTEYTCPICNAVSHTQRAFTDHLRLHNAESESATTAVASATFCCKICSKVLSSASSLDRHVLVHTGERPFNCKYCSLTFTTNGNMHRHMRTHKYPSGRDSFESDAGGVGTVGTGGGGSSSDGSGGGGHKAGRGRGGPPAGRHYRKKKEEEEVDEDEDADEEEDYRQPKKRKRALFDAGEQQQQQQQDEDEGEFEEGDEELVGGGKRKATLGGDRTAQQYRKVRTINNNLLEGSVVESGQRYCCPVCVRNDFASMLSLEQHLDREHPTIPAKCRHCEIVFRSHKALNAHRCSNNNYQNITPGFKDLTFVDFSSEKFPLIAKNLCEQSIRTPVTSQKYECGRCYRAFPCSKTLSMHSADCCGAGSGERGAGHAGGRRRKRAPSESDSSDVSGSDVGSGYDGRGNHRALDEEQQQQQQQRHQQHLEGHRAGQQGQQQQQQQQQHPVDLRREDFFANLDLQNRSSTVSEAPTTPSSLDKSFSSPVPALKQEPLASPTGAGATSTALPSYYSSNMALYHAHQQQQQQHQQMVDSGKDLADIQSILNVTKLGGGVIGRQLDGGSQTPLSGLLDAALLKDGAGSDSGMYAHSTGSRDEPEEAQDAFTAEFRRMKLRGQFPCRICTAVFPNLRALKGHNRTHVSAAGPGPYQCNMCRYVVSDKATLVRHMRTHNGDRPYECAICNYAFTTKANCERHLRNRHGQTTREDVKRAIIYHPSEDSSCDDPLKKLQLFNTPPLDGTYTPGAMLAGAGGGGGAAYQDELAEARSSTPLPSQQLKDMLMPPLPLSFVHHHHHPLLDTSLLLQTPPSGGGGNGAGGAFGSSVAAKIQVKSLEKLNQLTPPQDEDDALDEDDDEGQEEEEEEEQEEEEHDGGGEPLEQKPTLLGKKASAEDAAVPSHRAGKQSAVEAATVHPRPIDLSMDALDLSKKSTVAGNRKAAAAAPTLSTDGEEEDDDTMAAQLHQLRHQQRGHNGVEGEARKHAASGGTKAQQPLPKEPAELDEGRAELPKLSKVNLAQQQQQFQLFNDTFAKLDPMNFFQFYQLYNSLQLPSFPLHASPFLQNHMLAGSAAALGELLSKDFGLGALPNLAAAAAVSAAAASTGGSGGGGGGVGRHPHHPLLGNPFYPPPLTDTPPNSVTKSGDCLELGTAATVPTPKQLLTPSSPSPLATPIDGGSGSCGGSTGLTNKQLTSLQQQQSRGASGSPVSSSAALAAAAAAAAAASFGVSAGGASGPGSAGVGPVKMVIKNGVLIPKQKQRRYRTERPFACEHCSARFTLRSNMERHIKQQHPQFWSQRQRGGHLMRRSAGGGGGGGAGGGGGAGSGSNSSASMVATANSSVGSLVSALQGAFGGAGMHGGNAGGGAGAISDQVKYAILAQQSGKGSGAMRGSGGSGSGQDASHLNPLLHNMIVQGAAGQWNQQQQQQQQQRLNHHYSQQQTPVMSAALAGRRLAGGARGETEEDDEEEDDRGQERPYEGATPIVGQRYRRRRRRLQSHLEQDSEFLRRSYDETNAYRMALKEEEEEEEDDEEQTVRQEQREALLEEQQQQQHYDQEHDEEEEEDEEGAAPGALEEGDEEDEEEDAQLVIDEEERDECGEKKMAKMQMQDVPPTPATSEQELGPTGGSVGHEQQQHGSTLNRILKQKLEEHRSIGDAGEANKGQEQKPTVPQQLAGKPSKQQHQSSAATGSATGSRKASCGSTGSVTNADEAGSASSDLVPVSKLLDNATNPALESYFSRPEVQVPLSQDHSDEEGLVASGSASESNNSGTDDPNPSAVALAHQEQKKKSAYSLAPNRVSCPYCQRMFPWSSSLRRHILTHTGQKPFKCSQCTLLFTTKSNCDRHLLRKHGDVESAVSIPVPIDDLLDPKPEPIPVAVAEAMCKMITGKGSRSGASSSSARTESQQQQQQQQQQQQQQHQALPVGSADEDDEPQADASNEEAKNEPKNEGSGRRGSSVVSGDAELPPKFAGDKKNGSEGGQQQVAAHRESEQLKENGDGEAEPARYQHQPDQEDESDGAARDTAMEEEDEGKEDGRLSAAGGFSDLPYKCHLCDVSTAERVSCLEHIKQAHPQEFTTLMAKVSLETASASATESEAHTGSPDDDESGTNNNNNNNNNNNNNNNNGGKYLDYANRKVICAFCVRRFWSAEDLRRHMRTHSGERPFQCDVCDRRFTLKHSMLRHRKKHSTGGGGGGGSNGNASPASSSSCSSGRRPSAAGRRTNSHQQPDVLRGQSNGHDDPNNSGTDLTDDEYEDAECSSPPMSNHSHHHQQQQQPYDYNHHLHDTAAEIHTASAAAAAAAASAPIIGGKRYHSHFQQPQQHSELIGNLLGISDQGILSRVLLSSASEAAKLLGVDK; this is translated from the exons atgctgctgcagcagcatcggcgCCAGGCCGCGGCTGGCGGCTCCTCCACGGttggcaagcagcagcagcagcagcggcgcgccgacgacgaggacgaggaagaCGCCGAGCGGACGACGCCGGCAAAGACGACCGAGTACACCTGCCCGATCTGTAACGCGGTGTCGCACACGCAGCGCGCCTTCACCGATCATCTTCGGCTGCACAATGCCGAGTCCGAGTCGGCGACGACGGCCGTCGCGTCCGCCACCTTCTGCTGCAAGATCTGCTCGAAGGTGCTGTCGTCGGCGTCCTCGCTCGACCGGCACGTGCTGGTGCACACGGGCGAGCGGCCGTTCAACTGCAAGTACTGCAGCCTCACGTTCACCACCAACGGGAACATGCACCGGCACATGCGCACCCACAAGTACCCGTCCGGGCGGGACAGCTTCGAGAGCGATGCGGGTGGCGTCGGCACCGTCGGCACTGGTGGCGGCGGGTCCTCGTCCGATGGAAGCGGCGGCGGTGGACACAAAGCTGGGCGTGGACGCGGTGGTCCGCCGGCAGGTCGTCACTATCgcaagaagaaggaggaggaggaggtggacgaggacgaggacgccgacgaggaggaggactaCCGGCAGCCAAAGAAGAGGAAGCGCGCCCTGTTTGATgccggcgagcagcagcagcagcagcagcaggacgaggacgagggcGAGTTCGAGGAGGGCGACGAGGAGCTGGTCGGTGGCGGCAAGCGGAAGGCGACGCTGGGAGGCGATCGGACCGCACAGCAGTATCGCAAGGTGCgcaccatcaacaacaacctGCTCGAGGGCTCGGTGGTGGAGAGCGGCCAGCGCTACTGCTGTCCGGTGTGCGTGCGGAACGATTTCGCGAGCATGCTCAGCCTGGAGCAGCACCTCGACCGGGAGCATCCGACCATCCCGGCCAAGTGCCGGCACTGCGAGATCGTGTTCCGCAGCCACAAGGCGCTGAATGCGCACcggtgcagcaacaacaactaccAGAACATTACGCCCGGCTTCAAGGATCTCACGTTCGTCGACTTTTCCAGTGAGAAGTTCCCGCTGATCGCGAAGAACCTGTGCGAGCAGAGCATCCGGACGCCGGTGACGAGCCAGAAGTACGAGTGCGGCCGCTGCTACCGGGCCTTCCCGTGCTCCAAGACGCTCTCGATGCACTCGGCCGACTGCTGCGGAGCGGGCAGTGGAGAGCGCGGTGCCGGCCACGCCGGAGGGCGCCGTCGTAAGCGAGCACCGAGTGAGTCAGACTCGTCCGATGTATCCGGCTCGGATGTGGGCTCGGGCTACGACGGGCGCGGCAATCATCGAGCCCTGgacgaggagcagcagcagcagcagcagcagaggcaTCAACAACACCTTGAGGGGCACCGAGCCGGTCAACAaggacagcagcaacaacagcaacagcagcaacatcccGTAGACCTGCGCCGGGAGGACTTCTTCGCCAATCTGGATCTGCAGAACCGCTCCAGCACGGTGTCGGAAGCCCCGACGACGCCCTCCTCCCTGGACAAGTCGTTCTCGTCGCCAGTGCCGGCCCTGAAGCAGGAACCGCTCGCTTCGCCGACCGGTGCCGGCGCGACCTCCACCGCCCTGCCCTCCTACTACTCCTCCAACATGGCACTCTACCacgcgcaccagcagcagcagcagcagcaccagcagatGGTCGACAGCGGCAAGGATCTGGCCGACATTCAGTCCATCCTGAACGTGACCAAGCTGGGCGGAGGCGTCATTGGCCGCCAGCTGGACGGGGGCAGCCAGACGCCCCTGTCCGGCCTGCTGGACGCGGCCCTGCTCAAGGACGGTGCCGGCAGCGACAGTGGCATGTACGCCCACTCGACCGGGTCGCGCGACGAGCCGGAGGAGGCGCAGGACGCGTTCACTGCCGAGTTTCGCCGCATGAAGCTGCGGGGCCAGTTCCCGTGCCGCATCTGCACCGCCGTCTTCCCGAACCTGCGCGCCCTCAAGGGCCACAACCGGACGCACGTGTCGGCGGCCGGCCCGGGCCCGTACCAGTGCAACATGTGCCGGTACGTCGTGAGCGACAAGGCGACGCTCGTGCGCCACATGCGCACGCACAACGGTGACCGGCCGTACGAGTGTGCGATCTGCAACTACGCCTTCACGACCAAGGCAAACTGCGAGCGGCACCTGCGCAACCGGCACGGCCAGACGACGCGCGAGGACGTGAAGCGCGCCATCATCTACCACCCGTCCGAGGATTCGTCCTGTGACGATCCGCTCAAGAAGCTGCAGCTGTTCAACACGCCGCCGCTCGACGGTACCTACACGCCGGGGGCGATGCTTGCGGGcgctggcggcggtggtggtgccgccTATCAGGACGAGCTGGCCGAGGCGCGCAGCAGCACGCCGCTGCCGTCGCAACAGCTCAAGGACATGCTgatgccgccgctgccgcttAGCTttgtgcatcatcatcatcatcccctgCTCGACACCAGCCTGCTGCTGCAGACGCCCCCGAGCGGGGGCGGCGGCAACGGTGCCGGCGGTGCGTTCGGCTCAAGCGTGGCCGCCAAAATACAGGTGAAAAGCTTGGAAAAGCTGAACCAGCTAACGCCCCCGCAGGACGAGGACGATGCGctcgacgaggacgacgacgaggggcaagaggaagaggaggaggaggagcaggaggaggaggagcacgacggcggcggcgagcCGTTGGAGCAAAAGCCGACACTGTTGGGCAAGAAGGCGTCGGCAGAGGACGCAGCCGTGCCGTCGCACCGTGCCGGAAAGCAGTCGGCAGTGGAGGCCGCGACCGTGCACCCGCGGCCAATCGATCTGAGTATGGATGCGCTCGATCTGAGCAAGAAATCGACCGTCGCTGGTAACCGCaaggccgccgccgccgccccgaCACTCTCGACCGACggtgaggaggaggacgatgacACGATGGCGGCCCAGCTGCACCAGCTGCGCCACCAGCAGCGCGGCCACAACGGGGTGGAGGGCGAGGCGCGCAAGCATGCGGCCAGCGGCGGCACCAAAGCTCAGCAGCCGCTGCCGAAGGAGCCGGCCGAGCTGGACGAGGGCAGGGCGGAGCTGCCCAAGCTTTCCAAGGTCAATctcgcccagcagcagcaacagttccAGCTGTTCAACGACACGTTCGCGAAGCTCGATCCGATGAACTTCTTCCAGTTCTACCAGCTGTACAACTCGTTGCAGCTGCCCTCCTTCCCGCTGCACGCGTCCCCCTTCCTGCAGAACCACATGCTGGCGGGGTCGGCGGCCGCGCTTGGCGAGCTGTTGAGCAAGGACTTTGGGCTCGGCGCACTGCCGAACCTTGCCGCAGCGGCGGCTGTCTCGGCAGCTGCCGCTTCGACGggcggcagtggcggcggcggcggcggcgtcggtCGCCATCCCCATCATCCGCTGCTGGGGAACCCGTTCTACCCACCGCCGCTGACTGATACGCCCCCGAACAGCGTTACCAAGTCGGGCGACTGTCTCGAGCTGGGGACGGCCGCCACCGTGCCCACGCCGAAGCAGCTGCTAACGCCTTCTTCGCCCTCGCCGCTGGCGACACCGATCGACGGCGGGAGTGGGTCGTGCGGTGGCAGCACCGGCCTGACCAACAAGCAGCTCACctcgctgcagcagcagcagtctcgCGGGGCCAGCGGGTCGCCCGTCTCCTCCTCTGCAGcactggcggcggcggccgctgcgGCCGCTGCTGCCAGCTTTGGCGTCTCGGCCGGTGGCGCTAGCGGTCCCGGTTCGGCCGGCGTCGGTCCAGTGAAGATGGTGATCAAAAATGGCGTCCTGATACCGAAGCAGAAGCAGCGCCGCTACCGCACCGAGCGGCCGTTTGCGTGCGAGCACTGTTCCGCGCGGTTTACGCTGCGCTCGAACATGGAGCGGCAcatcaagcagcagcacccgcAGTTTTGGTCCCAGCGGCAGCGCGGCGGCCATCTGATGCGTCGCAGTgccggcggcggtggaggaggaggagcaggaggaggaggaggagcaggatcCGGTAGCAACAGTAGTGCGAGCATGGTGGCGACTGCCAACAGCTCCGTCGGTTCGCTGGTGTCCGCCCTCCAGGGCGCTTTCGGTGGGGCAGGCATGCACGGTGGCAACGCGGGAGGCGGCGCGGGCGCCATCTCAGACCAGGTGAAGTACGCCATCCTGGCCCAGCAGTCGGGCAAGGGGTCGGGTGCTATGCGCGGtagcggtggcagcggcagTGGGCAGGATGCGAGCCACCTGAACCCACTGCTGCACAACATGATCGTGCAGGGTGCGGCAGGACAGTggaatcagcagcagcagcagcagcagcagcagcgtctgAACCACCATTACAGTCAGCAGCAGACGCCCGTCATGTCGGCTGCCCTGGCCGGACGACGCCTGGCTGGTGGAGCGCGCGGCGAAACCGaagaggacgacgaggaggaagaCGATCGGGGCCAGGAGCGACCCTACGAGGGGGCCACACCGATCGTGGGTCAACGGTACcgtcgccgtcgccgccgGCTGCAGTCGCATCTCGAACAGGACAGCGAGTTTCTGCGCCGCAGCTACGACGAGACGAACGCCTATCGAATGGCACtgaaggaggaagaggaggaggaggaggacgatgaggAGCAGACAGTAAGGCAGGAACAGCGGGAGGCATTGCtagaggagcagcagcagcagcagcactacgaCCAAGAGCACgatgaagaggaagaggaggatgaggagggtGCAGCACCAGGTGCGCTGGAAGAAggcgacgaggaggacgaggaggaagatGCGCAGCTCGTGATTGACGAGGAAGAGCGGGACGAGTGTGGGGAGAAGAAGATGGCGAAGATGCAGATGCAGGATGTGCCGCCCACGCCGGCCACCTCGGAGCAAGAGCTCGGACCGACCGGCGGTAGCGTTGgtcacgagcagcagcagcacggcagcACCTTGAACCGCATCCTGAAGCAGAAGCTGGAAGAGCATCGCTCAATCGGGGACGCTGGGGAGGCTAATAAGGGGCAGGAACAGAAGCCGACAGTGCCGCAGCAGCTCGCAGGCAAGCCgtcgaagcagcagcatcaatcGTCGGCGGCTACCGGTTCGGCCACCGGGTCCCGCAAGGCATCGTGTGGCAGTACCGGCAGCGTGACCAATGCCGACGAAGCTGGCAGCGCGAGCAGCGACCTGGTGCCCGTGTCgaagctgctcgacaacgcaACGAACCCCGCGCTGGAAAGCTACTTCAG CCGACCCGAGGTGCAGGTGCCACTGTCGCAGGATCACAGCGATGAGGAGGGCCTGGTGGCGTCCGGGTCCGCGTCCGAGAGCAACAACTCCGGCACGGACGACCCGAACCCGTCGGCGGTGGCCCTCGCGCACCaggagcagaagaagaagtcgGCCTACAGCCTGGCGCCGAACCGGGTCAGCTGCCCGTACTGCCAGCGCATGTTCCCGTGGTCGAGCTCGCTGCGCCGGCACATCCTCACGCACACCGGCCAGAAGCCATTCAAGTGCTCCCAGTGCACGCTGCTCTTCACGACCAAGTCGAACTGCGACCGGCATCTGCTGCGCAAACACGGTGACGTCGAGTCGGCCGTCTCCATACCGGTGCCGATCGACGATCTGCTCGATCCGAAACCGGAACCGATCCCGGTGGCGGTGGCCGAAGCGATGTGCAAGATGATCACCGGCAAGGGCAGCCGGTCCggtgcttcttcttcgtcgGCCAGGACAGagtcacagcagcagcagcagcagcagcagcagcagcagcagcaacaacatcaggCACTTCCGGTGGGCTCCGCagacgaagacgacgaaccGCAGGCTGACGCTTCCAACGAGGAGGCAAAAAACGAGCCAAAAAACGAAGGCAGTGGAAGGCGGGGCAGCAGCGTGGTGTCGGGCGATGCTGAGCTACCGCCAAAGTTTGCGGGCGACAAAAAGAATGGCAGTGAGGGAGGGCAGCAGCAGGTGGCGGCGCACCGGGAAtccgagcagctgaaggaaaaTGGCGACGGCGAAGCGGAACCTGCCCGCTACCAACACCAGCCGGACCAGGAAGACGAGTCCGACGGTGCCGCCCGGGATACGGCGATGGAGGAGGAAGACGAGGGCAAGGAGGATGGCCGGTTATCGGCGGCGGGAGGCTTCTCCGATCTGCCGTACAAGTGCCACCTGTGCGATGTGTCCACCGCCGAGCGTGTGTCCTGTCTGGAGCACATCAAGCAGGCGCACCCGCAGGAGTTCACCACGCTGATGGCGAAGGTGTCGCTGGAGACTGCGTCCGCGTCGGCGACCGAGAGCGAGGCGCACACCGGCTCCCCGGACGACGACGAGAGtggcaccaacaacaacaataacaacaacaacaacaataataacaacaacaacaacggtggCAAGTATCTCGACTATGCCAATCGGAAG GTTATCTGCGCATTCTGTGTGCGTCGCTTCTGGTCGGCGGAAGACCTGAGACGGCATATGCGGACGCACTCCGGCGAGCGCCCGTTTCAGTGCGACGTCTGCGACCGGCGCTTCACCCTCAAGCACAGCATGCTGCGCCACCGGAAGAAGCACTCGAccggaggcggcggcggcggcggcagtaaTGGAAATGCCTCCcccgcctcctcctcctcgtgtTCGTCCGGGCGGCGTCCTAGTGCGGCGGGCCGTCGCACCAACAGCCACCAGCAGCCGGACGTCCTCAGAGGGCAGTCGAACGGGCACGACGATCCGAACAACAGCGGCACCGATCTTACCGACGACGAGTATGAAGACGCGGAGTGCTCCAGTCCACCAATGTCTAAccacagccaccaccaccagcagcagcagcagccgtacGACTATAACCACCATCTCCACGATACCGCTGCGGAGATCCACacggcgtcagcagcagcagcagcagcagcagcatcggcccCCATTATTGGAGGCAAGCGCTACCATTCTCACttccagcagccgcagcagcactCGGAGCTGATCGGCAACCTGCTCGGCATCAgcgaccagggcatcctgagCCGGGTGCTGCTGTCGTCCGCGTCCGAAGCTGCCAAGCTGCTCGGTGTGGACAAGTGA